Proteins from one Herpetosiphonaceae bacterium genomic window:
- the nuoF gene encoding NADH-quinone oxidoreductase subunit NuoF — protein METIRYENGYPGGPANGYGSEFPNPFLTEHIVLRNRDYPDIGQIDEYMRRGGYEVARKALTTMQPSAIIDEVKKSGLRGRGGAGFPTGVKWGFIPKDITPKYLVCNADESEPGTFNNHEVIDFNPHQMIEGMIMSGFAVGATTGYIYIRGEYAYGARNLERAIREAYDKGFLGQKLWGTDFDFDLYVHRGAGAYICGEETALLESLEGKIGQPRLKPPFPAVAGLYAKPTVVNNVETLANVPMIIERGADWFRSYGTEKSPGTKAISISGHVKRPGNFEIPLGITMRQFIYELADGIRDGHELKFLIPGGASANWLINTPEHLDLPLTWDDLAAKGTMLGSGAVVVLDDSTCVVAASMKVDEFFKHESCGKCTPCREGTHFLVKVWERIEHGKGRASDIPLLNDLGKEMLGKCFCPLGESAVSPVASALKYFADEIRQHIELGRCPLGASHPMPHVAAAEGSAYTGAAMPPAR, from the coding sequence ATGGAGACGATTCGTTACGAAAACGGCTATCCCGGCGGTCCCGCAAATGGCTACGGCTCGGAGTTTCCGAATCCGTTTCTCACGGAGCATATCGTGCTGCGCAACCGCGATTATCCCGACATCGGGCAGATCGACGAGTATATGCGGCGCGGCGGCTACGAGGTGGCGCGCAAGGCGCTCACGACGATGCAGCCGAGCGCGATCATCGACGAGGTGAAGAAGTCGGGGCTGCGCGGGCGCGGCGGCGCGGGCTTTCCCACGGGCGTCAAGTGGGGCTTTATCCCCAAAGACATCACGCCCAAGTACCTCGTCTGCAACGCCGACGAGTCGGAGCCGGGTACCTTCAACAATCACGAGGTGATCGACTTCAACCCGCACCAGATGATCGAGGGCATGATCATGTCCGGGTTTGCCGTCGGCGCGACCACCGGCTATATCTACATTCGCGGCGAGTATGCCTACGGCGCGCGCAACCTGGAGCGGGCGATCCGCGAAGCCTACGACAAGGGCTTTCTCGGCCAAAAGCTCTGGGGCACCGACTTCGACTTCGATCTCTACGTGCATCGCGGCGCGGGCGCGTACATCTGCGGCGAGGAAACCGCGCTGCTCGAATCGCTTGAGGGCAAGATCGGACAGCCGCGCCTCAAGCCGCCCTTCCCGGCAGTTGCGGGCCTGTACGCCAAGCCTACAGTCGTGAACAACGTCGAGACGCTGGCGAACGTGCCGATGATCATCGAGCGCGGCGCGGACTGGTTCCGCTCCTACGGCACGGAGAAGTCGCCCGGCACCAAAGCGATCTCGATCAGCGGTCACGTCAAGCGGCCTGGCAACTTCGAGATCCCGCTGGGCATCACGATGCGCCAGTTCATCTACGAGCTGGCGGATGGTATCCGCGACGGCCACGAGCTGAAGTTTCTGATCCCCGGCGGCGCGTCGGCCAACTGGCTGATCAACACGCCGGAGCATCTGGACCTGCCGCTGACCTGGGACGATCTCGCGGCCAAGGGCACGATGCTCGGATCAGGGGCAGTGGTGGTGCTCGACGACTCGACCTGCGTTGTGGCGGCCTCGATGAAAGTCGACGAGTTCTTCAAGCACGAGTCGTGCGGCAAGTGTACGCCCTGCCGCGAAGGAACGCACTTCCTGGTCAAGGTCTGGGAGCGCATCGAGCACGGCAAAGGCCGCGCCAGCGATATTCCGCTGCTCAACGACCTGGGCAAGGAGATGCTCGGCAAGTGCTTCTGTCCGCTGGGCGAGTCGGCGGTTTCTCCGGTCGCCTCGGCGCTCAAGTACTTCGCCGACGAGATCCGCCAGCATATCGAACTTGGCCGCTGTCCGCTGGGCGCGAGTCACCCGATGCCGCATGTCGCTGCGGCTGAGGGAAGCGCGTACACCGGCGCGGCGATGCCACCCGCGCGCTAA
- the nuoG gene encoding NADH-quinone oxidoreductase subunit NuoG encodes MPDIKLTIDGVEVTVPQGTGVVEAALEVGIEIPVFCHHPKLPPVGMCRMCLVEVGTPKMDPATKQPVLDGESKPVIAMMPRLQTACTTPVSNGMVVKTNTAEVEFARKGVLEMLLTSHPLDCPVCIKGGECPLQNLTMGYGPAVTRFDYSDKVHFEKPVPLGPLIDLDRERCILCSRCVRFEDEIAGDSVLGFANRGRAWMIQSRSNPPFNSKFSGNTVDICPVGALMSHEFRFAGRVWEVKPVPSICPHCPVGCNITLDMRYRDIKRVQPRANEWVNEIWICDRGRYGHHFADSPKRLTRPLVRHDGGLIETSWQEALEEIAQRLYGIVEGYGGDVIAGLAGGRLANEDLYLFQKLFREVLQSPHIDCRNGTRDEPEHDDLGYAFGVASGTDLGKLGKGTTVLVVGADPEEEAPVYLLRLRGIRRRGGELIVANGRPTKLDAAASSTVRYSYGSETQFVLGVLSAILEGGLEQREFIASRTKNLDTLRTALQPFSVAKVAEQTGIAADVLQAVARSVAGAENLIIVYGREAFAAGTPLLQALGNIALLTGHVGRAGNGVLPILRYNNSRGALDMGVRPSKGPGYTAVSKSGMTARQMLQAAANRKLRAMYIAGLDPVGANPGAEAALNKVDLVIVQDLFMTPTAQLADFVLPAAAFAERDGTYTSAERRVQRFRAARNSLGESRPDWQIIGALGRTLANMMPVAETATVAVGAGRGQTSKKKARTAQMSTQSPWVYRSIDDVNAEIVERVAIYKGASYARLKSSGGVWGRQAVADPVFYDGTSYENTEGFGVQWPTLAEQPNVAFDLVFSQPGALARQDGQMLLVAAPRLYDGGTLMQNAEGLSFWVPRPYVGIARADAARLRISSGDRVRLTSALGALELDAKVDGEVGEGTLLVPDLAEIPLGALQTGVLTPVKIEKVEA; translated from the coding sequence ATGCCAGATATTAAACTGACCATCGATGGAGTAGAAGTGACGGTGCCGCAGGGCACAGGGGTTGTCGAGGCCGCGCTCGAAGTGGGCATCGAGATCCCGGTGTTTTGCCATCACCCGAAGCTTCCGCCGGTCGGCATGTGCCGCATGTGCCTCGTCGAGGTGGGCACGCCCAAGATGGACCCGGCGACCAAGCAGCCGGTGCTGGACGGGGAGAGCAAGCCGGTGATCGCGATGATGCCGCGCTTGCAGACGGCCTGCACCACGCCCGTCTCGAACGGGATGGTCGTCAAGACCAACACGGCGGAGGTCGAGTTTGCCCGCAAAGGCGTGCTCGAAATGCTGCTCACGTCGCATCCGCTCGACTGTCCCGTGTGTATCAAGGGCGGCGAGTGCCCGCTGCAAAACCTGACGATGGGCTACGGCCCTGCCGTCACGCGCTTCGACTACAGCGACAAGGTTCACTTCGAGAAGCCGGTGCCGCTCGGCCCGCTGATCGACCTGGACCGCGAGCGCTGCATTCTGTGCTCGCGCTGCGTGCGCTTCGAGGATGAGATCGCGGGCGATAGCGTGCTGGGCTTTGCCAACCGTGGCCGGGCCTGGATGATCCAGTCCAGGTCGAATCCGCCGTTCAACTCGAAGTTTTCGGGCAACACCGTCGATATTTGTCCGGTCGGCGCGCTGATGAGCCACGAGTTCCGCTTTGCTGGCCGCGTCTGGGAAGTCAAGCCGGTGCCGAGCATCTGCCCGCACTGCCCGGTTGGCTGCAACATCACGCTCGATATGCGCTACCGCGACATCAAGCGCGTGCAGCCGCGCGCCAACGAGTGGGTCAACGAGATCTGGATCTGCGACCGTGGCCGCTACGGGCATCACTTCGCGGATAGTCCCAAGCGCCTGACCAGGCCGCTGGTGCGGCACGACGGCGGCCTGATCGAGACGAGCTGGCAGGAGGCGCTGGAGGAGATCGCGCAGCGGCTCTATGGCATCGTCGAAGGCTATGGCGGCGATGTGATCGCCGGTCTTGCGGGCGGGCGGCTGGCGAACGAGGATCTGTACCTGTTCCAGAAGCTCTTCCGCGAGGTCTTACAGTCGCCGCACATCGACTGTCGCAACGGCACGCGCGACGAGCCTGAGCACGACGATCTGGGCTATGCCTTCGGCGTTGCCAGCGGCACCGACCTGGGCAAGCTCGGCAAAGGCACCACGGTGCTGGTCGTCGGCGCCGATCCCGAAGAAGAAGCGCCGGTCTATCTGCTGCGGCTGCGCGGCATCAGGCGCCGGGGCGGCGAGCTGATCGTGGCGAATGGCCGCCCGACCAAGCTGGATGCTGCGGCGTCGAGCACGGTGCGCTACAGCTACGGCAGCGAGACGCAGTTTGTGCTCGGCGTGCTGTCGGCGATCCTCGAAGGCGGCCTTGAGCAGCGCGAGTTTATCGCCAGCCGCACCAAGAACCTCGACACGCTGCGTACCGCGCTCCAGCCGTTCAGCGTCGCCAAGGTGGCGGAGCAGACCGGCATCGCCGCCGATGTGCTGCAAGCGGTCGCCAGGAGCGTGGCCGGAGCCGAAAACCTGATCATCGTCTATGGCCGCGAGGCGTTCGCCGCCGGGACGCCGCTGCTTCAGGCGCTCGGCAACATCGCCCTGCTGACGGGGCATGTGGGGCGGGCCGGCAACGGCGTGCTGCCGATCCTGCGCTACAACAATAGCCGTGGCGCGCTCGACATGGGCGTCCGACCGAGCAAGGGGCCGGGCTATACCGCCGTCTCCAAGAGCGGCATGACCGCGCGGCAGATGTTGCAGGCGGCGGCTAATCGCAAGCTGCGCGCGATGTACATCGCCGGTCTTGATCCGGTGGGGGCCAATCCTGGGGCCGAGGCGGCGCTGAACAAGGTCGATCTGGTGATCGTGCAGGATCTATTCATGACGCCGACCGCGCAGCTAGCGGACTTCGTGCTGCCTGCGGCGGCGTTCGCCGAGCGCGACGGCACGTACACCAGCGCCGAGCGGCGCGTGCAGCGCTTCCGCGCGGCGCGCAACAGCCTGGGCGAGAGCCGTCCCGACTGGCAGATCATCGGCGCGCTTGGCCGCACGCTGGCGAATATGATGCCCGTGGCGGAGACGGCGACCGTCGCTGTCGGCGCAGGCAGGGGCCAGACCAGCAAGAAGAAGGCGCGCACGGCGCAGATGTCGACGCAAAGCCCGTGGGTCTATCGCTCCATCGACGACGTGAATGCCGAGATCGTGGAGCGCGTGGCGATCTACAAGGGCGCGAGCTACGCCAGGCTCAAATCGAGCGGCGGCGTGTGGGGCCGTCAGGCGGTGGCCGATCCGGTCTTCTACGACGGCACGAGCTACGAGAATACCGAGGGCTTCGGCGTGCAGTGGCCGACGCTGGCGGAGCAGCCGAATGTCGCGTTCGATCTGGTCTTCTCGCAGCCGGGCGCGCTGGCGCGACAGGACGGCCAGATGCTGCTGGTCGCCGCGCCGCGCCTGTACGACGGCGGCACGCTGATGCAGAACGCCGAGGGCCTGAGCTTCTGGGTGCCGCGTCCGTATGTCGGGATTGCGCGGGCGGATGCCGCGCGGCTGCGCATCAGCTCAGGCGACCGGGTGCGGCTGACCTCGGCGCTTGGCGCGCTGGAGCTGGATGCAAAGGTCGATGGCGAAGTCGGCGAGGGAACACTGCTCGTGCCCGATCTGGCGGAGATCCCGCTGGGCGCGCTCCAGACCGGTGTTTTAACGCCCGTGAAGATCGAAAAGGTCGAGGCGTAA
- a CDS encoding complex I subunit 1 family protein yields the protein MSFWVRLITLIIVALVLFLGTTTAFAYLTLFERRLLARFQNRVGPNRAGPGGFFQPLADAVKLFFKEDITPTQADKVIYNLSPALAMIPAILLFAVIPFGAYLDLSWLLGQEAAVVPIQFTDINVGILYLLSVTSIGVYGITLGGWSSNNKYSMLGGIRSAAQLISYELALGLSILVAIMLTDQPAAQASAAYPSCALMWQQPAETFSSLSTCRIVESQAGWWNIFKPTGLIAFCVFWLASTAEVVRAPFDLVEAEQELVGGYNTEYSSMKFALFFMAEYIKLIAVSTIGVTLFLGGWRGPGVDVLYNAGYPNIAALVSVGYFLLKLIFFLFLSVWVRATLPRFKYNQLMDIGWKQLLPISLALVAITAVGAIVIDPYLPGLFGAAR from the coding sequence ATGAGTTTTTGGGTTCGGCTGATCACGCTGATCATCGTCGCGCTGGTGCTGTTCCTGGGCACGACGACGGCGTTTGCCTATCTGACGTTGTTCGAGCGGCGGCTGCTGGCCCGGTTCCAAAACCGCGTCGGGCCGAACCGCGCCGGGCCGGGCGGCTTTTTCCAGCCGCTGGCGGACGCGGTCAAGCTTTTTTTCAAAGAGGACATCACGCCGACGCAGGCCGACAAGGTGATCTATAATCTCTCGCCCGCGCTGGCGATGATCCCGGCGATCCTGCTCTTCGCGGTGATCCCGTTCGGCGCGTATCTCGATCTGTCGTGGCTGCTGGGCCAGGAGGCGGCGGTAGTGCCGATCCAGTTTACCGACATCAACGTCGGCATTCTGTACCTGCTCTCGGTCACATCGATCGGCGTGTACGGCATCACGCTCGGCGGCTGGTCGTCCAACAACAAGTACTCGATGCTCGGCGGCATTCGCTCGGCGGCGCAGCTCATCTCCTACGAGCTGGCGCTGGGCCTGTCGATCCTGGTGGCGATCATGCTGACCGATCAGCCAGCCGCCCAGGCGAGCGCGGCCTATCCGTCGTGCGCGCTGATGTGGCAGCAGCCCGCCGAGACGTTCAGCTCGCTCAGCACGTGCCGCATCGTGGAGAGCCAGGCGGGCTGGTGGAATATTTTCAAGCCAACGGGCCTGATCGCCTTCTGTGTCTTCTGGCTGGCCTCGACGGCGGAAGTGGTGCGCGCGCCCTTCGACCTCGTGGAGGCCGAGCAGGAGCTGGTGGGCGGCTACAACACCGAGTACTCGTCGATGAAGTTTGCGCTCTTCTTTATGGCCGAGTATATCAAGCTGATCGCGGTTTCGACGATCGGCGTGACGCTCTTCCTGGGCGGCTGGCGCGGCCCCGGCGTGGACGTGCTCTACAACGCGGGCTATCCCAACATCGCCGCGCTGGTTTCGGTAGGCTACTTCCTGCTGAAGCTGATCTTCTTCCTGTTCTTGAGCGTCTGGGTCCGCGCGACGCTGCCGCGCTTCAAGTACAACCAGTTGATGGACATCGGCTGGAAGCAACTGCTGCCGATCTCGCTGGCGCTGGTGGCGATCACGGCGGTCGGCGCGATCGTGATCGATCCGTATCTGCCGGGCCTGTTTGGTGCCGCACGTTAG
- the nuoI gene encoding NADH-quinone oxidoreductase subunit NuoI, giving the protein MFDLIKGLRTTAKYLFQRPITISYPEVKRPVRERFRGKHELKRYADGKERCIGCSLCAAACPADAIYVEPAENDPNNPVGYGERYAVKYEINMLRCIYCGYCEDACPTNAIVLEHQYELSFYDRKSAVYTKEMLLVPEDKGWGEPPPILQNLNRPPNPPAQMEL; this is encoded by the coding sequence ATGTTTGATTTGATCAAGGGGCTGCGGACCACGGCAAAATACCTGTTCCAGCGTCCGATCACGATCTCGTATCCTGAGGTCAAGCGACCGGTGCGCGAGCGGTTTCGCGGCAAGCACGAGCTAAAGCGCTACGCCGACGGCAAGGAGCGCTGCATCGGCTGCTCGCTGTGCGCGGCGGCCTGTCCCGCAGACGCGATCTACGTCGAGCCCGCCGAAAACGATCCGAATAACCCGGTCGGCTACGGCGAGCGCTACGCGGTGAAGTACGAGATCAATATGCTGCGCTGCATCTACTGCGGCTACTGCGAGGACGCCTGCCCGACGAACGCGATCGTGCTGGAGCATCAGTATGAGCTATCGTTCTACGATCGCAAGTCGGCGGTCTATACCAAAGAGATGCTGCTGGTGCCGGAAGATAAGGGCTGGGGCGAGCCGCCGCCGATCCTTCAGAATCTCAATCGTCCGCCGAATCCACCCGCGCAGATGGAGCTTTAA